The DNA window TTTTGGTGGGCGAGCCATGAGGGCTGCGccgggtgggcaggggcagcacccattgccaggagatggcagcagcGGCACCAACTGGGCCATGCAGGCCAcactcctggggacagggacagaggcCCAGAGacagagggggtttgggggtgggtgtgaaCTTCCCCCGGGGAAACTGAGCAAGATGTGGTGCCAGCAAGGCACGAAGCAGAGGACCACGGCGCTGGGCAGCCGGCCCAGGCCAGCCCGCAAGGAGGGATGtctggggaaggtgctgcctACACGCAGGGAGAAGAGAACCCTCCGTGCCCAGCCCCTAATGCTGCCCCtccagaaagggagaggaggaggaagccgacAAACGAGTGTGGGATATCCCAGTGCAGAGACTAACAGCTCTCTTTGTTgtgcggggggcggggtgtggaTCAGGGCCAGCACTTGAGGACGGTGCACGGCTGGTCCTGCAGCAGCGTCCAGGCTGGCTGTAGGGAGTTTGGGCCCACCGTTGCAATCGGGAATGGTCTCGCATGCGGTCGggcccagggatgctggagcagctgctgccctcagcTCTGGGGAACCGCGGGAgggccctggtgctgcctggctaccggtggtggggctgctggtctCTGGTGCCAGAaggccatggggcagccccactgctgcctggctggaggTGCAGCTCTCATCACTCGGTGCTGGCGTGTGACTGCTGTTACAGTGTCTTCTGGGCCGGCGAGGGAGTTTGGGCCCGACGTTGCAATCGGGAATGGTCTCGCGCCCGCTGGGGCCCAGGGTAGCTGGAGCGGCGGCTGCTCTCAGGCACTGGGCAGCCGCAGGAGTGCCCCAATGCCACCTGGCTACcagtggtggggctgctggtctCAGGTGCCATGGAGGTGACtggctggaggtggtggggccGTTAAGCACCAAGCTGGCACTGGAGGCTGTAAGGGGAAGCTGGAAGGTCAAGGGCACGGCTCCACCAGACCTGGGGCAGGATAGGCCAGTGCGGTGCCTCCAGGCCTCCTGGAGCAGAGAGGCCAGATCTGGCAAGCCCAGCACGGGCAGCTGCTACCAGGCCTTGCCTGgcccctggccccagcccaggggcacCCGCGTGCTTTGCCTCTTACCGGTGCCCAGTCCAGCACAGCCGTCGCACTCCCAGCTGGCCGTGCTGTTCCTCAGGTAGGAGCAGCGTTTGTGAGTGCCCTCAGCAgcgcaggagcagcacaggagcagttGCCAGGGCCTGAGGAAGCAAACGGGTTCATGGCTGTGAGGACAAAGTGACCGTGGCACAGGATTGCGCGGCAGAGCTCTCGATCTTAGCCCTTCCCCTTTGAGAGACAGAGACcctgtgcagagccctggggtGCAGCTTTGGCAACTtacccctcttcctctgcctgctccctgcctgctggacaAAGGCACTCACTGGCATCACAGCGTCTGTGCCTCTCATATAATTGCTCATAGGCACCATTGTCTTCCCACGACAGTCCCCTTctggtggaggaagggaaaattgatgagcccctgcagctgggcaaaaggcaggtgcagggcgtccctgctcttctttccctccctgccgtGTTTCCAAGTCCTCCGTGAAGCTGAAGGCCAGACTCACAGTACAGTGGAGAGCCAGGACTGCTGGGACAGGCcctggcatggcatggcatggcacagtgCTCGCACCCTCCTGCCTTGTGAGCTGGgaataataaaaaccaaccTCTTTGGGATTTGGATCCCCATGGTGAGCATTTCCATCAGAAATCGATACTCATTTTGACAATGCGGGCAGCAGAAGCCGTAGAAGCCAGCATGACTGGCATGAACCTGGATGCATCCCCTGTGGAACCAGGCGTGTTTGCACGCTGGGCACACCATGGTGCCGAAGGACTTTCTGTCCCCCACAGGGTCCAGGCAGATGAGGCAGGTGGTGGTCTCCTCCGGAGCCGCC is part of the Phalacrocorax carbo chromosome 6, bPhaCar2.1, whole genome shotgun sequence genome and encodes:
- the LOC135314007 gene encoding PHD finger protein 7-like — translated: MSARKRKATDSMEQACMLCLRAEADPDVCGPKLEKQGVCAHAFCLYFANELFQQRVKEVGLVGFLPEDIQRTIARAAQKDCFVCGDSGATITCREMGCDRSFHLPCAVEGGCITQFFGLYRSFCWEHRPEQAVEAAPEETTTCLICLDPVGDRKSFGTMVCPACKHAWFHRGCIQVHASHAGFYGFCCPHCQNEYRFLMEMLTMGIQIPKRGLSWEDNGAYEQLYERHRRCDASECLCPAGREQAEEEGPWQLLLCCSCAAEGTHKRCSYLRNSTASWECDGCAGLGTGGLEAPHWPILPQVWWSRALDLPASPYSLQCQLGA